The Candidatus Nanopelagicales bacterium genome contains the following window.
GGCACGCGGTCGCAGTCCGCTGTGCTGGCGTGTCCAGCGTCCGCCGCTGTCGACTGGAGCGCTGTCGACTTCTTCTGGGGCGACGAGCGATTCCTGCCATCAGGTCACCCGGACCGCAACCAGACCCAGGCTCAGGAGGCGTTTCTGTCGCCCATAGGCGCCATGGCCGATCGGATCCACGCGATGCCTGCCAGCGACGGCCGCTGGGGCGATGACGTCGAAGCAGCGGCGGCCGGGCATGCTGAGGAGTTGGCGATCCTGGCAGGCGTCGGCGCAAGAGTGCCGCGATTCGATGTGCTGATGCTGGGAGTCGGACCTGACGCCCACGTCGCGTCGCTCTTCCCGGGGTTCCCGCAGACACGCGTCACGTCAGCGACCGTGGTTCCGGTCACGGGCTCGCCCAAGCCGCCGCCAGTGCGGATCAGTTACTCGTTCCCGGCGATAGCGGCCGCCGAGGAGGTTTGGCTTGTCGCGGCCGGCGCCGAGAAGGCAGCCGCGCTAGCTGAGGCGCTCGCGCCCGGCGCGGACCCGACACGCTTCCCCGCGGCAGGTGCCAGGGGACGGCGACGGATCCTCGCGTTGATAGACCGATCAGCGGCTACGGGACTTGCTCACTGACTGCGGCGGCTGCCAGATGCGATGGTCTGCGAATACGGGCTCCGTCTAGAACTCGCCGGAACGTAAGTCGCCCAGAGCCTCACTTAGGATCGCGTCGGCCTCTGAGTCTGTGCGGCGTTCCTTGACGTACGCCAAATGCGTCTTGTAAGGCTCGATCCGCGGCGGGGCCGGAGGGGCCTCCTGGTCCCGCCCAGCGGGGCAGCCGCAGCGCGGACAATCCCATTGCTGCGGAATGTTCGCGCCGCGCAGGAAGCTCGGTGTCGTGACGTGACCGTGAGCGCAGTAGAACGAGATGATCACTTTGGGAGCCGCGTCACCCCGCTCCGCTTCCCCCATCGGGCCCGCGCCAACTCGGCTGCCCCGTATCGCGTGACCACCTGCCATGTGCGCGACTCCTTCCAAGAAGCTGTGCCCGCCGGACAACCCGACGGCACTGGAGCCTACGGCGAAGACCAGCTAATCCTAGGCACGGCGCGCCGGACTTCAGATGCGTTTCCGGCACTTCGGCGAAGACGCGCTCAGTCAGCCAGCGCTGACTTGCAGGCCAAGCCCGATGATGCACGCGGCCCAGACGATTCCGACGATGATCGTGATCTTGTCCAGGTTCTTCTCAGCGATGGACGAGCCGCCCAGACTGCTGCTGATTCCGCCACCGAACATGTCCGACAAGCCGCCGCCCTTGCCCTTGTGCAAGAGCACCAGGGCGATCAGCAGCAAGCTGCTTATCACAAGAAACACCTGCAGAACAATCGTCACAGCTGATCTCCTCGTCGGCCCGGCGAACACACAGAGGCTA
Protein-coding sequences here:
- the pgl gene encoding 6-phosphogluconolactonase, encoding MTQVEVIVHPDADSLAAAVAARLITKVIDAQAARESASVVLTGGGMGTRSQSAVLACPASAAVDWSAVDFFWGDERFLPSGHPDRNQTQAQEAFLSPIGAMADRIHAMPASDGRWGDDVEAAAAGHAEELAILAGVGARVPRFDVLMLGVGPDAHVASLFPGFPQTRVTSATVVPVTGSPKPPPVRISYSFPAIAAAEEVWLVAAGAEKAAALAEALAPGADPTRFPAAGARGRRRILALIDRSAATGLAH
- a CDS encoding RNA polymerase-binding protein RbpA, with amino-acid sequence MAGGHAIRGSRVGAGPMGEAERGDAAPKVIISFYCAHGHVTTPSFLRGANIPQQWDCPRCGCPAGRDQEAPPAPPRIEPYKTHLAYVKERRTDSEADAILSEALGDLRSGEF
- the secG gene encoding preprotein translocase subunit SecG; protein product: MTIVLQVFLVISSLLLIALVLLHKGKGGGLSDMFGGGISSSLGGSSIAEKNLDKITIIVGIVWAACIIGLGLQVSAG